The following proteins are co-located in the Paenibacillus sp. FSL H8-0079 genome:
- a CDS encoding C40 family peptidase — protein sequence MKTNIFVQKAVTVGLCATLGFGAVLMTNAPVAQAATASVSTGQQIVNYGKQFTGTPYKFGASTTTTKVFDCSSFMKYIFKKYGVDLPRTSVKQSKEGTAVSKANLRVGDLVFFSSGSRSTGSNITHVGVYAGNGKILHTYGSPGVTLSDLNSGTWERTYIKARRVL from the coding sequence ATGAAAACAAACATCTTTGTCCAAAAGGCCGTAACCGTCGGGTTGTGCGCTACACTAGGTTTTGGAGCTGTACTAATGACTAACGCACCTGTTGCACAGGCAGCAACTGCATCTGTGTCCACAGGTCAACAGATTGTTAACTATGGTAAACAATTTACTGGAACTCCATATAAATTTGGTGCCTCAACAACAACAACCAAAGTTTTTGACTGCTCTTCTTTTATGAAATATATTTTCAAAAAGTATGGTGTAGACTTGCCGCGCACTTCCGTGAAACAATCTAAAGAAGGCACAGCTGTGTCCAAAGCTAATCTGCGTGTAGGCGATCTGGTATTCTTCTCCAGCGGTAGCCGTTCTACTGGCTCCAACATCACTCATGTAGGCGTGTACGCAGGGAACGGAAAGATTCTGCATACGTATGGATCTCCAGGCGTAACCCTTTCGGATCTGAATTCCGGTACTTGGGAAAGAACGTATATTAAAGCTCGTCGTGTACTTTAG